In Lycium barbarum isolate Lr01 chromosome 9, ASM1917538v2, whole genome shotgun sequence, the DNA window TTAAGCAGTTCTTACCGTACAAAATTCTGCTTGCTTTTCTATTTTTGATTAAACTTATTTCTAAGTGAAGATAATTTTCTACATTTTGTATTTCTATTAAATTTCCCCAGCTTAAGAAGCTTTCTTTGTTCGTCTTCAGCAATATGTACTGCTATATATAGCCTTTATCGAGTTGATTGTGCATTTTGTTATGTCTCcgcaacaacaacatatccagtgtaatcccaaCAAGTGGAGTCTACGGAAGGTGGTGTGTACgcaaccttacccctacctttgtgaaGAAAGAGAGGCTTTTTCCgatagactctcggctcaagTAAATCATATCAAAGACAActatggaaaggaaatacagtaGCAAAGAAGTCATGCTTAGAATAAAGGAGAAGAaaatagtagcaacaacaaaTAATATGGAAAACGAAGAAAAGTAAACAACAGGTAGAAAagtaaaccctaaaccctaaacgctaaaaataaatttaatttttacCTGGGGAAGTTGTCAAATGATTGCCAAAGTGCGAGATATATTTAATTTTAGTTGTCAGCCTCTATTTCATTTTCAAGTCAGAATTTCACCTTGATTAAAACTGATTCGTAGGAGTTATGCAAAGGTCCATTTTTAGGTTTTTTCTTAGGTCATTAGTTAGCTTTTGTTCCTATTTTTTAAAGTTGTGCAAATATAATTCTTAATAAATTTCTCTTTCGAACAACGTTAGACTTAATTTATTATTTCCTTATAGGTCACTCCGTTTTATAGACAAAATATTAGATTATTGCTTACCATTTGTAATAACTAACAAAACTTTAGACCATGATTTAAACGTTTTCGCACAAATTTGCTTAAAAGAGATCTTTAGACCGTGATATAAAAGGTGCTTAAGTTAAAAGAAGATCATTTACCCAAAAAAGGACAACAGGCGAAAATAGTTTGTTTGCCTGCTTTTAGTCTTTGAAATGTTTTGTTGTTTTTAACTATAATAAAATTGAGTCGCTAAAAAATGATTTTGTATAATGAAGTGAAGCTACACCTACATTCAATACCATGTTGTTTgtccttttttttcctttcattttttgatGAAATTCTCTTATGGATTGATATGGATAAATCTTTTTTTTACGCAAATTGACCTTAACATGTGGAAGAATTGATCTTAAGTTAAACTATTAAATGGATACATTATCCATCCAACCGGCAAGACATGTTAGTAGTTTACGGATCAAAATTGATTGCATAATTTGAGGACCATTTGGTCAATTAAAATACGTAACTAGGTCAGTACAGGTCGAATCCCACGTTCTTGAATTACAAAAGCAATTAACTATCTCCTTAAATTACGCAATAGaatggatcaaatcaatatagTCTATCAGCAATAAAAAAATGACTGACGAATAAAGTATTGAATAGGCAATTCATTGACTAATAATGACTACAAATTGTAGTCAGAGTCTTGAAAAATGGAAGGACCAACTTTTTAGCCAATACCTTTTATGTGTTTGGCATCTATCAGTTTGTAACAGAATATTTGTTCAAGTAAAAATTGAGATGGTAAAATTCCCAGACATCTTGATACTATTATTGTGTTTAGTGCCAACCCAAGTACTATGTCTTAGCAGTTGCAATTTTCCAGCCATTTTCAACTTTGGTGACTCAAATTCAGATACAGGTGGTCTTTCAGCAGCATTTGGACAAGCTCCTTATCCACATGGTGAAACTTTCTTTCATGCCCCGGCTGGTCGCTTCTCCGATGGCCGTCTCCTCATTGATTTCATCGGTAATAATTTTTACACATTAAATGAATTTCTTAAGACAAATATAGAGTTCAAACTAATGTTACTGCCTTACTGGGTTCGGTCAAACCCGTACCTTGGGTCTATGACTCTGCCGCTACTTTTAACCAGCTGCGAGAAATTACTTAGTCCTAGAGACTTTGGGAGTGTGCGGTacattttttggaaaaaatgTTTTCTGGAAAATGacttattttctgaaaaatattttcaaTGTGCGGTAGAAATCGAAAATGTTTGTAAATATTGATAATAATATTAGCAAACCAGAGAGTGTCTTGATGAAATTTTTGAATATTAACGGTTGCTAATGATGTCTAAATATTGGTTAAAGCAGTGTTATGAAGTTAAAAGTTGAGATAATTGAGAAGGAAAATGGCTTTCGTCCAAAAATAAGAGAGGAAGTCATTTTTATCCTTTTGGTGGAACATGTTCTCCCGgaaaaatattttctgaaaacCAAACATAACCTTCAGACAAAGGACacgtttttcttttcttgttatgACATGCTTGTTCAGCTtctgatcctttttttttttttttttttttgtgttcctAATTTTTGAACTGCCAGCTGAAGGCTTAGATTTGCCTTATCTTAGCGCGTTTCTTGATTCAATTGGTTCCAACTTCAGCCATGGAGCTAATTTTGCCACAGCTGGATCAACAATTAGACCTCAAAACACAACCATGACTCAGAGTGGATATAGTCCTATTTCACTTGATGTACAGGGTGTTCAGTTCTCAGATTTTCATTCAAGGTCCCAGATAATTCGCCAGAAAGGTACTAATTTTATTGAGCAAAGCAATAATAGAGTGTACATGAAAGTACTAGAATTCAATTTTGTAACAGGCTAAAGGTTTTGTTTTACTGCACAGGTAATATGTTTGGCCAATTGTTGCCGAAGGAGGAAGACTTTTCTCAAGCATTGTACACATTCGATATTGGCCAAAATGATCTCACTGCTGGCTACAAGCTCAATATGTCGATTGAGCAAGTAAAGGCTTATGTTCCTGATTTACTCTCTCAGTTATCCAATGTTATAAAGGTCAGTGAAATAGAACCAACATATGACAATCGGACTCCCCAGCTCAACTTTACCAATTTACGTTTAGTTACTTGTTTTCTATACCAGTTTTATTCATTTGCTATAAATGCAGAAAATATATGTGAAAGGCGGAAGATCATTTTGGATTCACAACACTGGACCAGTAGGTTGCCTACCATACGTTATGGACCGGTTTCTTATCACAGCAGCACAAATCGATAAGTATGGCTGTGCTAATCCCTTCAATGAAGTGTCAA includes these proteins:
- the LOC132610303 gene encoding GDSL esterase/lipase At3g26430-like, with the translated sequence MTTNCSQSLEKWKDQLFSQYLLCVWHLSVCNRIFVQVKIEMVKFPDILILLLCLVPTQVLCLSSCNFPAIFNFGDSNSDTGGLSAAFGQAPYPHGETFFHAPAGRFSDGRLLIDFIAEGLDLPYLSAFLDSIGSNFSHGANFATAGSTIRPQNTTMTQSGYSPISLDVQGVQFSDFHSRSQIIRQKGNMFGQLLPKEEDFSQALYTFDIGQNDLTAGYKLNMSIEQVKAYVPDLLSQLSNVIKKIYVKGGRSFWIHNTGPVGCLPYVMDRFLITAAQIDKYGCANPFNEVSKYFNLQLKKAVVQLRKELPLAAITYVDVYSVKYSLIGHAKKLGFENPFLACCGHGGKYNYNRFIKCGSKKVVNGQEIVIAQSCKDPSVRVSWDGTHFTEAANKWIFDQIVNGSFSDPPIPLSLACKRVNH